A region from the Nocardioides exalbidus genome encodes:
- a CDS encoding DUF2237 family protein, which translates to MSERNVLGGELEPCGTDPVTGYFRDGTCTVGPRDVGLHAICAVMTEEFLAHQKAVGNDLSTPRPEWSFPGLVPGDRWCVVATRWLDAYADGLAAPVVLAATSERALDVVPLEVLRAHSVDVPPDLSGMG; encoded by the coding sequence ATGAGCGAGCGCAACGTCCTCGGTGGCGAGCTGGAACCGTGCGGGACCGACCCGGTGACGGGCTACTTCCGCGACGGCACGTGCACCGTCGGCCCGCGCGACGTCGGCCTCCACGCGATCTGCGCGGTGATGACCGAGGAGTTCCTCGCCCACCAGAAGGCGGTCGGCAACGACCTGTCGACGCCGCGCCCGGAGTGGAGCTTTCCCGGCCTGGTGCCGGGTGACCGCTGGTGCGTCGTCGCGACGCGCTGGCTCGATGCGTACGCCGACGGCCTCGCCGCCCCGGTCGTCCTGGCCGCGACCTCCGAGCGTGCGCTCGACGTCGTACCGCTCGAGGTGCTCCGGGCGCACTCCGTGGACGTGCCGCCCGACCTCAGCGGCATGGGGTGA
- a CDS encoding roadblock/LC7 domain-containing protein, whose product MSYETSVPGAAGDDRDLDWVMSRFVDDVPDAAHAILVSADGLLMASSTSIPGERAEQVAAVSSGLASLAVGAARLFEGGSVMQTIVEMEMGFLMLMSVGDGSNLTVLTTEEADIGQVGYEMALLVDRVGRTVEAQARVGTGG is encoded by the coding sequence ATGAGCTACGAAACCTCCGTCCCCGGCGCCGCTGGTGACGACCGCGACCTCGACTGGGTGATGTCGCGCTTCGTGGACGACGTCCCCGATGCGGCACACGCCATCCTGGTCTCCGCCGACGGCCTCCTGATGGCCTCGAGCACCAGCATCCCGGGCGAGCGCGCCGAGCAGGTCGCGGCCGTCTCCTCCGGCCTGGCCAGCCTCGCGGTGGGCGCCGCCCGCCTCTTCGAGGGCGGCTCGGTGATGCAGACCATCGTCGAGATGGAGATGGGCTTCCTGATGCTGATGAGCGTCGGCGACGGCTCGAACCTGACCGTGCTCACCACCGAGGAGGCCGACATCGGCCAGGTGGGCTACGAGATGGCCCTGCTCGTCGACCGCGTGGGACGTACCGTCGAGGCCCAGGCCCGCGTCGGTACGGGCGGCTGA
- a CDS encoding ABC transporter substrate-binding protein, with protein MTRSTPRARVVGAALSSAALLLTLSACGGSASGQSADSLSDVSLVFKGALTVCTDSPYAPFVYEQKGKLVGFDVDLAQQVADALEVDLDVIDVDFDDITSGDSLNNDVCDVAVSAMTITGERARVLDFSSPYFDAKQALITPRGSGTDTLEGLAGQRVGVQKETTGETFMSDYAPESTEVVTFDDAAGLQAALNAGEIDAAMLDNTVSGEFVAQNRTLKLAREFDTGEQYGMAVKKDGNVPLLRSINGTLAELRDDGTYDKIYKKYFG; from the coding sequence ATGACCCGTTCCACTCCACGCGCCCGCGTCGTCGGTGCCGCGCTCTCCTCCGCAGCCCTGCTGCTCACGCTCAGCGCGTGCGGCGGCAGCGCCAGCGGCCAGTCGGCCGACTCGCTCAGCGACGTGTCCCTGGTCTTCAAGGGCGCGCTGACGGTGTGCACCGACAGCCCCTACGCGCCGTTCGTCTACGAGCAGAAGGGCAAGCTCGTCGGCTTCGACGTCGACCTGGCCCAGCAGGTCGCCGACGCGCTGGAGGTCGACCTCGACGTCATCGACGTGGACTTCGACGACATCACCTCGGGCGACTCGCTCAACAACGACGTCTGCGACGTGGCCGTCTCCGCGATGACCATCACCGGCGAGCGCGCCCGCGTGCTCGACTTCTCCAGCCCGTACTTCGACGCCAAGCAGGCGCTGATCACGCCGCGCGGCTCGGGCACCGACACGCTGGAGGGCCTGGCCGGCCAGCGGGTCGGCGTGCAGAAGGAGACGACCGGCGAGACGTTCATGAGCGACTACGCCCCGGAGTCCACCGAGGTCGTCACCTTCGACGACGCGGCGGGCCTCCAGGCCGCGCTCAACGCCGGCGAGATCGACGCCGCGATGCTCGACAACACCGTGTCCGGCGAGTTCGTCGCGCAGAACCGCACCCTCAAGCTGGCCCGCGAGTTCGACACCGGTGAGCAGTACGGCATGGCGGTCAAGAAGGACGGCAACGTGCCGCTCCTCCGCTCGATCAACGGCACGCTGGCCGAGCTCCGCGACGACGGCACCTACGACAAGATCTACAAGAAGTACTTCGGCTGA
- a CDS encoding endonuclease, whose amino-acid sequence MTLHLGKGRSLAAALVSTLVLTLSVVALPALTAPAQAATPITVSQAIGQQTGASQTVRGYVVGQPTATSTVVRSGFPNDYALAIADSASQTGTSSMLYVQIPSAFRAQWGLRSNPSLMGRRIDVTGALAAYFSHPGMTGTSAFADAGGGTTPTDPPTTDPTTPPGGADSPWDDTYYAPAIGKTGSALKSSLHEIIDDNTRLSYDQVWTALKDTDQDPSNTANVIELYTGRSISKNSNGGGTGQWNREHVWAQSRGGFSTSAGPGTDLHHLRAEDVTVNSTRGNKDFDNGGSAVSSCSGCYTDSDSFEPRAAVKGDVARMLLYMAVRYNGDDGFNDLEMSSTVGSSSSQIGDLETLLAWNAADPVDAFEMRRNDRIHAQWQGNRNPFIDHPEWANAIWN is encoded by the coding sequence ATGACCCTTCATCTCGGGAAGGGCCGGTCGCTCGCGGCCGCCCTTGTGTCCACCCTCGTCCTGACCCTCTCCGTGGTCGCCCTGCCAGCCCTCACGGCTCCGGCGCAGGCGGCCACGCCGATCACCGTCAGCCAGGCCATCGGCCAGCAGACGGGTGCCTCGCAGACCGTGCGCGGCTACGTCGTCGGGCAGCCGACGGCCACCAGCACCGTCGTACGCTCCGGGTTCCCCAACGACTACGCGCTCGCGATCGCCGACTCGGCGTCGCAGACCGGCACGTCGTCGATGCTCTACGTGCAGATCCCCTCGGCCTTCCGGGCGCAGTGGGGCCTGAGGTCGAACCCGTCGCTGATGGGCCGGCGCATCGACGTCACCGGTGCGCTGGCGGCGTACTTCTCCCACCCCGGCATGACCGGCACGTCGGCCTTCGCCGACGCCGGAGGCGGTACGACGCCGACCGACCCGCCGACGACCGATCCGACCACGCCACCGGGCGGGGCCGACAGCCCGTGGGACGACACCTACTACGCGCCGGCGATCGGCAAGACCGGCTCGGCGCTCAAGAGCTCGTTGCACGAGATCATCGACGACAACACGCGGCTGTCCTACGACCAGGTCTGGACCGCCCTGAAGGACACCGACCAGGACCCGAGCAACACCGCGAACGTCATCGAGCTCTACACCGGCAGGTCGATCTCGAAGAACAGCAACGGCGGCGGCACCGGCCAGTGGAACCGTGAGCACGTCTGGGCGCAGTCGCGCGGGGGCTTCTCCACCAGCGCCGGACCGGGCACCGACCTGCACCACCTGCGGGCCGAGGACGTCACGGTGAACTCCACCCGCGGCAACAAGGACTTCGACAACGGCGGCTCGGCGGTGTCGAGCTGCTCGGGCTGCTACACCGACTCCGACTCGTTCGAGCCGCGCGCCGCCGTCAAGGGCGACGTCGCCCGGATGCTCCTCTACATGGCGGTCCGCTACAACGGCGACGACGGCTTCAACGACCTCGAGATGAGCTCCACCGTCGGCAGCTCGTCGTCGCAGATCGGCGACCTCGAGACGCTCCTGGCCTGGAACGCCGCCGACCCGGTCGACGCGTTCGAGATGCGCCGCAACGACCGGATCCACGCGCAGTGGCAGGGCAACCGCAACCCGTTCATCGACCACCCCGAGTGGGCGAACGCGATCTGGAACTGA
- a CDS encoding GTP pyrophosphokinase → MSEQEPVREAVRAYAARQPQLVAATGAWVTLVRTLLDDAGIDYLSVTGRTKSVASFAAKANRAEGGGPLYRDPLEEITDQIGVRVITYVHSDVAAVAELLDDELTILDDRDLGEEMARSGRFGYASRHLLVRGNDGDEEHGELAGERASIQLRTVLQHAWAEFEHDIRYKGNVPEDAAADLDRRFTLAAGLIELADREFSTIRRRIQAAAPGSTSEGEADHIVGQELATFLAGHYSDAGWSHTDHYDWIAGLLAQLGIDTVDDLADLLTSVDADAVIRRMGYRYPAGAVRRLDDALLAIFGEQYVTLDGNSHRVPLLRARLEKLTTPET, encoded by the coding sequence ATGAGCGAGCAGGAGCCGGTCCGCGAGGCGGTGAGGGCGTACGCCGCCCGCCAGCCGCAGCTGGTGGCCGCGACAGGTGCGTGGGTGACGCTGGTGCGCACGCTCCTCGACGACGCAGGCATCGACTACCTCAGCGTCACCGGGCGCACCAAGAGCGTGGCGTCCTTCGCCGCCAAGGCCAACCGGGCCGAGGGTGGGGGTCCGCTCTACCGCGACCCGCTCGAGGAGATCACCGACCAGATCGGCGTCCGCGTCATCACCTACGTCCACAGCGACGTCGCCGCCGTGGCCGAGCTGCTCGACGACGAGCTCACCATCCTCGACGACCGCGACCTCGGCGAGGAGATGGCCCGGTCGGGCCGCTTCGGCTACGCCAGCCGGCACCTGCTCGTCCGTGGCAACGACGGCGACGAGGAGCACGGGGAGCTCGCCGGCGAGCGGGCCAGCATCCAGCTGCGCACCGTGCTGCAGCACGCGTGGGCGGAGTTCGAGCACGACATCCGCTACAAGGGCAACGTCCCCGAGGACGCCGCCGCCGACCTCGACCGTCGCTTCACCCTCGCCGCGGGCCTGATCGAGCTCGCCGACCGCGAGTTCTCCACGATCCGGCGCAGGATCCAGGCCGCAGCACCGGGCAGCACGTCCGAGGGCGAGGCCGACCACATCGTCGGCCAGGAGCTCGCGACCTTCCTCGCCGGCCACTACAGCGACGCCGGCTGGTCGCACACCGACCACTACGACTGGATCGCCGGCCTGCTCGCCCAGCTCGGCATCGACACCGTCGACGACCTCGCCGACCTGCTCACCTCCGTCGACGCCGACGCCGTGATCCGGCGGATGGGCTACCGCTACCCCGCGGGAGCCGTACGCCGTCTCGACGACGCGCTGCTGGCGATCTTCGGGGAGCAGTACGTCACCCTCGACGGCAACAGCCACCGCGTCCCGCTCCTGCGCGCGCGCCTCGAGAAGCTGACGACCCCCGAGACCTGA
- a CDS encoding DUF742 domain-containing protein, which yields MTPPIEPEDDGYTPRLIRSYTITSGRTATSVDLAMEATLRLQAGAEAPVLTPSAAQVLEVCDRRSVAEVSALTKMPIGVTRVLLGDLIEQGLIRIQATITEKTSTDERLELIERTLRGLRNY from the coding sequence ATGACGCCGCCAATCGAGCCTGAGGACGACGGGTACACCCCGCGTCTGATCCGCTCCTACACCATCACCTCAGGTCGGACGGCCACGTCCGTCGACCTGGCCATGGAGGCCACGCTGCGCCTCCAGGCTGGTGCAGAGGCGCCCGTACTCACCCCTTCCGCCGCGCAGGTTCTCGAGGTCTGCGACCGCCGTTCCGTGGCCGAGGTCTCGGCCCTGACCAAGATGCCGATCGGCGTCACCCGGGTGCTGCTGGGTGACCTCATCGAGCAGGGCTTGATCAGGATCCAGGCCACCATCACCGAGAAGACGTCGACAGATGAGCGTCTGGAGCTCATCGAAAGGACCCTCCGTGGACTTCGAAACTACTAA
- a CDS encoding GTP-binding protein, whose product MDFETTKAQRAAASTKIVIAGGFGVGKSTLVGAVSEIDPLRTEALVTNESEGVDDLAAVPTKATTTVAMDFGRLTLAEDLVLYLFGTPGQRRFWFMWDDLCRGAIGAIVLVDVARLDESFSPLDYFESKGIPFIVAVNEFDGVPRYPAEEIAAALALPADVPIISLDARDREQAKGALVKITEYALMRLRESLTVNAN is encoded by the coding sequence GTGGACTTCGAAACTACTAAGGCACAGCGCGCGGCTGCGTCGACGAAGATCGTCATTGCCGGCGGCTTCGGCGTCGGCAAGTCGACGCTCGTCGGCGCCGTCTCGGAGATCGACCCGCTGCGCACCGAGGCACTCGTCACCAACGAGTCCGAGGGCGTCGACGATCTCGCCGCCGTGCCCACCAAGGCCACCACCACGGTGGCCATGGACTTCGGCCGGCTGACGCTGGCGGAGGACCTGGTCCTCTACCTCTTCGGCACGCCCGGCCAGCGCCGTTTCTGGTTCATGTGGGACGACCTGTGCCGCGGCGCCATCGGCGCCATCGTGCTGGTCGACGTCGCCCGCCTCGACGAGTCCTTCTCGCCGCTGGACTACTTCGAGTCCAAGGGCATCCCGTTCATCGTCGCCGTCAACGAGTTCGACGGCGTCCCGCGCTACCCCGCCGAGGAGATCGCCGCCGCGCTGGCCCTGCCCGCCGACGTCCCGATCATCAGCCTCGACGCCCGCGACCGCGAGCAGGCCAAGGGTGCGCTCGTGAAGATCACCGAATACGCCCTCATGCGACTGCGCGAGTCGCTCACCGTGAATGCGAACTGA
- a CDS encoding sensor histidine kinase, translating to MTQDAARPAKGRGSSVAGWPLRRKIALALAVPLVLAGVLGGLRVSSDYGDSRQASRSAQQVTIIQPAVDYLTAAEAAMVAAQSDSAASQGDKIDAIDDIVTNAEALTQARDSADLDELQTAHVDALLDLSQAIRGDGAQNLGPATWVALVRQLESSVSQLITSVNAAQETPEPRLEQLSQAMSGRLSLALQQGLVSTTLAQSTSQDLFSEVGVEAAAIDRLAGSVDGAEAETSQLRTQNTRHANEIRDNSATNLDGRDAYASYDKITEDLISGVTASLDSAASAAQRNALLGALLTLSALAAAIFLALLVARSLLEPIGKVRDGALAVARHRLPDAVARIRAGQEPEPIKTIDVTTNEEIGQVARAVDDLHRQAIHLASGEAQLRQTVNAMFVTLSRRSTSLVNQQLAQIERLEHDEEDPKRLESLFRLDHLASRMRRTADSLLILADAPNRAAGQFSLTVGEALQAATSGVQDYQRVQILSHIGTRVSDEAAADLVHLLTELVDNALTYSPPAEPVRLAAKLGAEGVTITVTDSGLGVPPAELEQLNRDLEHGAEATPDTARRMGLFVVSRLAERHGIDATLSRNAGGGMTATVVLPPSVLPELPQTGAPAPAAPLRETATALEAPAPVAEPAAAAAAPEVVESRREARNRSRAEKAEAKAADKAAKKESAARSAAPVVEPEPVVEAPVVTEDRPPLESLLPRREPGANMPRTGADAFLPPETSGVTGPLFGKREPKPVEEPAAESTAAGTTTSGTAGAEGAAGAEQTAEKTAEKVARVVPITALAARQRAQAEAEARAAEAAAAAAEEPAAEEPVAETPVEESAAEEPVVEETVAEPVEEPVAETPVESPIFEPYRSHESVVGSSPVPDPLSDPLPADAFDDEPASPEPVAEPVAEPVAEEPVAEEPVVEETVAQPAAEEPVEPEPVVEEPVAHVHDEVEVDYNDPLGLGTPSLPARPVVEPEPAAEPEPAAEVEPEPVVAATPAWEPELPAYQPVVAYEPEPAQPVATYGDTLTETVAETETETETLVDLPVVPEPTYDTPAALAETAYEPGHASNGISPEGVAPARVGGDSPIFKSMRSGWLAGDGQGEFHQTEVDRGWEIAEQVAEEAPVAESTVAGLPRRAPGERLVPGSVTPPTAAKTRDPEAIRRRLQAHKAGVSRGRAAAQSSTQHTEAGPA from the coding sequence ATGACTCAGGATGCAGCCCGGCCCGCCAAGGGCAGGGGCAGTTCGGTCGCCGGTTGGCCGCTGCGCCGCAAGATCGCGCTCGCGCTCGCCGTGCCGCTGGTCCTTGCCGGTGTCCTCGGTGGGCTGCGCGTGTCGAGCGACTACGGCGACTCGCGCCAGGCTTCGCGCAGCGCCCAGCAGGTCACGATCATCCAGCCCGCGGTCGACTACCTGACCGCCGCCGAGGCCGCGATGGTCGCCGCGCAGTCCGACTCCGCCGCCAGCCAGGGCGACAAGATCGACGCGATCGACGACATCGTCACCAACGCCGAGGCGCTGACGCAGGCCCGCGACTCCGCCGACCTCGACGAGCTCCAGACCGCCCACGTCGACGCCCTCCTCGACCTCAGCCAGGCCATCCGCGGCGACGGTGCCCAGAACCTCGGACCCGCCACCTGGGTCGCGCTCGTCCGCCAGCTCGAGTCGAGCGTCTCGCAGCTGATCACCAGCGTGAACGCGGCACAGGAGACGCCCGAGCCGCGCCTCGAGCAGCTCTCGCAGGCGATGAGCGGCCGCCTGTCCCTCGCGCTCCAGCAGGGACTCGTCTCGACCACGCTGGCCCAGTCCACCTCGCAGGACCTCTTCTCGGAGGTCGGCGTCGAGGCGGCCGCCATCGACCGTCTCGCCGGTTCCGTCGACGGCGCCGAGGCCGAGACGTCCCAGCTCCGCACGCAGAACACCCGCCACGCCAACGAGATCCGCGACAACTCCGCGACGAACCTCGACGGCCGTGACGCCTACGCGTCCTACGACAAGATCACCGAGGACCTCATCTCGGGCGTCACCGCCTCTCTCGACAGCGCCGCGTCGGCCGCCCAGCGCAACGCGCTGCTCGGTGCGCTGCTCACGCTGTCCGCCCTCGCCGCCGCCATCTTCCTGGCCCTCCTGGTGGCCCGCAGCCTCCTCGAGCCGATCGGCAAGGTCCGTGACGGCGCCCTCGCGGTCGCCCGCCACCGCCTGCCCGACGCGGTCGCCCGGATCCGCGCCGGCCAGGAGCCGGAGCCGATCAAGACGATCGACGTCACCACCAACGAGGAGATCGGCCAGGTCGCGCGAGCGGTCGACGACCTCCACCGCCAGGCCATCCACCTCGCCTCCGGCGAGGCCCAGCTCCGCCAGACCGTCAACGCGATGTTCGTGACCCTGTCGCGGCGCTCCACCTCGCTGGTCAACCAGCAGCTCGCCCAGATCGAGCGCCTCGAGCACGACGAGGAGGACCCGAAGCGCCTCGAGTCGCTCTTCCGCCTCGACCACCTCGCCTCGCGCATGCGTCGTACGGCCGACTCGCTGCTGATCCTCGCCGACGCCCCCAACCGCGCGGCCGGCCAGTTCAGCCTCACCGTCGGGGAGGCCCTCCAGGCCGCCACCTCCGGTGTGCAGGACTACCAGCGCGTGCAGATCCTGTCGCACATCGGCACCCGCGTGAGCGACGAGGCCGCCGCCGACCTCGTCCACCTGCTCACCGAGCTGGTCGACAACGCCCTCACCTACTCGCCCCCGGCCGAGCCGGTCCGCCTGGCCGCGAAGCTCGGCGCCGAGGGCGTCACCATCACGGTCACCGACTCCGGCCTGGGCGTGCCCCCGGCCGAGCTCGAGCAGCTCAACCGCGACCTCGAGCACGGTGCCGAGGCGACCCCCGACACCGCCCGGCGCATGGGCCTGTTCGTGGTCTCCCGCCTCGCCGAGCGCCACGGCATCGACGCGACCCTGTCGCGCAACGCCGGGGGCGGCATGACGGCCACCGTCGTGCTCCCGCCGTCGGTGCTGCCCGAGCTGCCGCAGACCGGTGCGCCCGCCCCGGCCGCCCCCCTGCGCGAGACGGCCACTGCCCTCGAGGCGCCGGCCCCCGTCGCCGAGCCGGCCGCGGCCGCCGCCGCCCCGGAGGTCGTGGAGTCCCGCCGTGAGGCCCGCAACCGCTCCCGCGCCGAGAAGGCCGAGGCCAAGGCCGCCGACAAGGCCGCGAAGAAGGAGTCCGCCGCCAGGTCCGCTGCGCCGGTGGTCGAGCCCGAGCCCGTCGTCGAGGCCCCGGTCGTCACCGAGGACCGCCCGCCGCTCGAGAGCCTGCTCCCGCGCCGCGAGCCCGGCGCCAACATGCCCCGCACGGGTGCCGACGCGTTCCTGCCGCCCGAGACGTCCGGAGTCACCGGCCCACTCTTCGGCAAGCGCGAGCCCAAGCCGGTCGAGGAACCCGCCGCCGAGTCGACCGCTGCCGGGACCACCACGTCCGGCACCGCCGGCGCGGAGGGTGCCGCCGGCGCCGAGCAGACCGCCGAGAAGACCGCCGAGAAGGTCGCCCGGGTCGTCCCGATCACCGCCCTCGCCGCCCGCCAGCGCGCCCAGGCCGAGGCCGAGGCCCGGGCCGCGGAGGCTGCTGCTGCAGCCGCCGAGGAGCCGGCCGCCGAGGAGCCGGTGGCCGAGACCCCGGTCGAGGAGTCCGCCGCGGAGGAGCCGGTCGTCGAGGAGACGGTCGCCGAGCCCGTTGAGGAGCCCGTCGCCGAGACCCCGGTCGAGTCCCCGATCTTCGAGCCCTACCGCTCGCACGAGTCGGTCGTCGGCTCGAGCCCGGTGCCCGACCCGCTGTCCGACCCGCTGCCCGCGGACGCGTTCGACGACGAGCCCGCCTCGCCGGAGCCCGTCGCCGAGCCCGTCGCCGAGCCCGTCGCCGAGGAGCCCGTCGCGGAGGAGCCGGTCGTCGAGGAGACGGTTGCCCAGCCTGCCGCCGAGGAGCCGGTCGAGCCGGAGCCGGTGGTCGAGGAGCCCGTCGCGCACGTCCACGACGAGGTCGAGGTCGACTACAACGACCCGCTGGGCCTGGGGACGCCGTCCCTGCCGGCCAGGCCGGTCGTCGAGCCCGAGCCCGCAGCGGAGCCCGAGCCCGCAGCGGAGGTCGAGCCCGAGCCCGTCGTCGCGGCCACGCCCGCCTGGGAGCCGGAGCTGCCGGCCTACCAGCCTGTCGTCGCCTACGAGCCCGAGCCCGCGCAGCCCGTCGCGACCTACGGTGACACCCTCACCGAGACCGTCGCCGAGACCGAGACCGAGACCGAGACCCTGGTCGACCTGCCCGTGGTCCCCGAGCCGACGTACGACACCCCGGCGGCCCTCGCCGAGACGGCGTACGAGCCGGGCCACGCCAGCAACGGGATCTCGCCCGAGGGAGTGGCGCCGGCGCGTGTCGGCGGCGACTCGCCGATCTTCAAGTCCATGCGGTCGGGCTGGCTCGCCGGCGACGGCCAGGGCGAGTTCCACCAGACCGAGGTGGACCGCGGATGGGAGATCGCCGAGCAGGTCGCGGAGGAGGCCCCCGTGGCCGAGTCCACGGTCGCCGGACTCCCTCGTCGTGCCCCCGGAGAGCGCCTCGTTCCGGGTAGCGTTACCCCGCCCACTGCAGCCAAGACGCGCGACCCGGAAGCGATTCGTCGCCGGCTCCAGGCCCACAAGGCCGGTGTCAGCCGTGGTCGAGCTGCAGCCCAAAGTTCCACTCAGCACACGGAAGCAGGCCCCGCATGA
- a CDS encoding calcium:proton antiporter encodes MSRPSWTTVAPILALVVLVPAWFAHPESPILLGLLALLLVGAVLAAVHHAEVVAHRVGEPYGSLVLAVAVTIIEVGLIVTLMVTADKDASGLARDTVFAAVMITVNGIVGISLLVGALKHHLAVFNPEGTGAALATVISLAVLCLVIPSVTTSQPGPEFTGAQLAFAAIASLALYGMFVFTQTIRHRDFFLPVEQGQHTPTVMSSGGGDSFEHEPVDLDEDGHADPPTNRAALASLGLLVVSLVAVVGLAKIESPAIESGVAALGFPQAVVGVVIALLVLAPETIAAVRAAARNRVQVSLNLALGSAMASIGLTIPAIAIASIWLDGPLELGLNQLQTVLLLLTAAVAILTVVPGRTKPLQGGVHLVLLASFLFLTIAP; translated from the coding sequence ATGAGCAGGCCATCCTGGACGACCGTCGCCCCCATCCTGGCCCTCGTGGTGCTCGTCCCGGCCTGGTTTGCGCACCCCGAGAGCCCGATCCTGCTGGGGCTCCTCGCCCTCCTGCTGGTCGGCGCGGTCCTCGCCGCCGTCCACCACGCCGAGGTCGTCGCCCACCGGGTCGGCGAGCCCTACGGGTCGCTGGTGCTCGCGGTCGCGGTCACGATCATCGAGGTCGGCCTGATCGTCACGCTCATGGTGACCGCCGACAAGGACGCCTCCGGCCTGGCCCGCGACACCGTCTTCGCCGCCGTGATGATCACCGTCAACGGCATCGTCGGCATCTCCCTGCTCGTCGGTGCGCTCAAGCACCACCTCGCCGTGTTCAACCCCGAGGGCACCGGGGCCGCGCTGGCCACCGTCATCTCGCTGGCGGTGCTGTGCCTGGTCATCCCCTCGGTGACGACGTCGCAGCCCGGCCCGGAGTTCACCGGCGCCCAGCTGGCGTTCGCCGCGATCGCCTCGCTCGCGCTCTACGGGATGTTCGTCTTCACCCAGACGATCCGGCACCGCGACTTCTTCCTGCCGGTGGAGCAGGGCCAGCACACCCCGACCGTGATGTCCTCCGGCGGCGGCGACTCCTTCGAGCACGAGCCGGTCGACCTCGACGAGGACGGCCACGCCGACCCGCCGACCAACCGTGCCGCCCTGGCCAGCCTCGGCCTGCTCGTCGTCTCGCTCGTCGCGGTGGTCGGGCTCGCCAAGATCGAGTCGCCGGCCATCGAGTCCGGAGTCGCCGCGCTCGGCTTCCCGCAGGCCGTGGTCGGCGTGGTCATCGCCCTGCTCGTCCTCGCGCCGGAGACGATCGCCGCCGTGCGCGCGGCGGCCCGCAACCGCGTCCAGGTCAGCCTCAACCTCGCCCTCGGCTCGGCGATGGCCTCGATCGGGCTCACCATCCCCGCCATCGCCATTGCCAGCATCTGGCTCGACGGGCCCCTCGAGCTCGGCCTCAACCAGCTCCAGACGGTCCTGCTCCTGCTGACCGCCGCGGTGGCCATCCTCACCGTGGTCCCGGGACGCACCAAGCCGCTCCAGGGCGGCGTGCACCTCGTGCTCCTCGCGTCGTTCCTGTTCCTGACGATCGCGCCGTAG
- a CDS encoding acyl-ACP desaturase: MAALDTTQLLTELEPVVEENLNRHLGTADEWMPHEYVPWSLGRDFADLGGDPWEVAQSQLSPIARTALEVNLLTEDNLPSYHREIDRAFGRDSAWGTWVNRWTAEEGRHAFCIRDYLLVTRGVDPVELERARMETMETGYEALDKSLLNVCAYVSFQELATRISHRNTGRYTEEPIAEKLLSRVAKDENLHMIFYRNIVTAALQLAPSQTMRAITEEVVDFQMPGSVIPGFSRKAVQMAKAGIYDLRIHHDDIVTPLLRQWGVWELEGLDEDGEKAREELAAAVSALDGEATRFVERRAEAEAKRAARQSS; encoded by the coding sequence ATGGCCGCTCTCGACACCACCCAGCTGCTGACCGAGCTCGAGCCGGTGGTGGAGGAGAACCTCAACCGCCACCTCGGCACCGCCGACGAGTGGATGCCCCACGAGTACGTGCCGTGGAGCCTGGGACGCGACTTCGCCGACCTGGGCGGCGACCCGTGGGAGGTCGCGCAGTCCCAGCTGTCGCCCATCGCGCGCACGGCGCTCGAGGTCAACCTGCTCACCGAGGACAACCTCCCGAGCTACCACCGCGAGATCGACCGCGCGTTCGGCCGCGACAGCGCCTGGGGCACCTGGGTCAACCGCTGGACCGCCGAGGAGGGCCGGCACGCCTTCTGCATCCGCGACTACCTCCTCGTCACGCGTGGCGTCGATCCCGTCGAGCTGGAGCGCGCTCGCATGGAGACCATGGAGACCGGCTACGAGGCGCTCGACAAGTCGCTGCTCAACGTGTGCGCCTACGTCTCGTTCCAGGAGCTCGCCACCCGGATCTCGCACCGCAACACCGGGCGCTACACCGAGGAGCCCATCGCGGAGAAGCTGCTGAGCCGCGTCGCCAAGGACGAGAACCTGCACATGATCTTCTACCGCAACATCGTCACCGCGGCCCTCCAGCTCGCGCCGAGCCAGACCATGCGGGCGATCACCGAGGAGGTCGTCGACTTCCAGATGCCCGGCAGCGTCATCCCGGGCTTCTCCCGCAAGGCGGTGCAGATGGCGAAGGCCGGGATCTACGACCTGCGCATCCACCACGACGACATCGTCACCCCACTGCTGCGGCAGTGGGGCGTGTGGGAACTCGAGGGGCTCGACGAGGACGGCGAGAAGGCGCGCGAGGAGCTCGCGGCGGCGGTGTCGGCCCTCGACGGCGAGGCCACCCGCTTCGTCGAGCGCCGCGCGGAGGCCGAGGCGAAGCGGGCGGCGCGCCAGTCGTCCTGA